A single window of Rubripirellula lacrimiformis DNA harbors:
- a CDS encoding acylneuraminate cytidylyltransferase family protein gives MKPEIVALIGVRGGSQRVKNKNSRPFAGSNLLSIKVETLLSVRGISRVIVNSECEQLLDIARRAGAETVVRDPAFATDHVTTSDYYKHVAENCPGDIILSATVTTPLFRSESYEIGIRQFEDAERAGYDSVTSCCAVKEFLYQDGKALNYDPSRQVRSQDLPNIVAINYGYSIIRRTDMIRLKNIVGRQPLMVETPRVESIDIDTAEDFFIAATLYQALREQVPARAAA, from the coding sequence ATGAAACCTGAAATTGTCGCGTTAATCGGAGTTCGGGGTGGCTCGCAGCGAGTCAAAAACAAGAACTCGCGACCGTTCGCCGGAAGTAACCTGCTTTCGATCAAAGTGGAGACGCTACTGAGCGTGCGCGGAATCTCGCGAGTCATCGTCAACTCCGAATGCGAGCAGCTGCTGGATATTGCCAGGCGGGCCGGAGCCGAAACCGTCGTACGCGATCCGGCCTTTGCAACCGATCACGTGACGACAAGTGACTACTACAAGCACGTTGCCGAAAACTGTCCTGGCGACATCATCCTGTCGGCAACGGTGACCACACCGCTGTTCAGATCAGAGTCCTACGAAATTGGCATTCGGCAGTTCGAGGATGCTGAGCGAGCGGGGTACGATTCGGTCACCTCTTGCTGCGCCGTGAAAGAGTTTTTGTACCAGGACGGGAAGGCGCTCAACTACGATCCGTCGCGCCAAGTGCGATCCCAGGATTTGCCCAACATTGTGGCCATCAACTATGGCTATTCGATTATTCGTCGGACGGACATGATCCGCCTGAAGAACATCGTCGGCCGTCAGCCATTGATGGTCGAAACGCCACGCGTCGAGTCGATCGACATCGACACCGCGGAAGATTTCTTCATCGCCGCAACGCTCTATCAGGCCTTGCGTGAACAAGTTCCAGCGCGGGCCGCAGCCTAG
- a CDS encoding ABC transporter ATP-binding protein → MAAFFVYFHRRIVGVGNRASARQHLLNDPGSIFNSMKNFRRAIRDSWHFWPSILLATVCSLGVAALWGGNIGALWPVIELTLQGESSQTWLGGEVDEAKASIQEYQAKLVPLQSAETPAELEQRSEIEDDLASARRSLAWKQWFLAGAENYLPTDPFMTVCCIMGVLVVSTMLKHALMLSNDLLIARVSTSIVRSLRMRVFQRGLHLDRRTYDNYGTSGLLANITLTSDALSIGLMNFFGAAVREPLRIVSCLIGAAFVCWRLLFLSLVMAPLLVFFVSYFNRKLRAAGATLLAKNAGFHEVILEALNNLFTVQAYTMEEAEEKSFQGVTKEMQDFSMAMTFYNSMSKPFTELIGVGMIAITVCAGSYLIVNQETHIMGVRICDEPMTISLLLIFFGLLVGASDPLRKLSGVFTSIHLGGVAANGIYGLLDHPDFVAETDSPKSPAAPHSRLTFRDVSFHYTPDQPVLKSLNLTIDRGSTVAIIGPNGSGKSTLLHLLGRYHDPVSGDVMMDDVNYRDMSLREIRQRIAVVSQNTELFNRSVMDNIRYGSPDATDAEVVAAAKQAHADEFITSALEHGYETIVGQSGQRLSGGQRQRIALARAILRDPEILVLDESTSQIDMSSELQIRATLESMKGRFTILIVTHREALLAIADATYEMRVGELIEIPKPQRASAA, encoded by the coding sequence ATGGCAGCGTTCTTTGTCTATTTCCATAGACGAATCGTCGGCGTTGGCAATCGTGCCAGTGCCAGACAGCATCTGTTGAACGACCCTGGTTCCATTTTTAACAGCATGAAAAACTTTCGACGTGCAATTCGTGACTCGTGGCACTTCTGGCCTTCGATCCTGCTAGCGACCGTCTGCTCGCTTGGGGTCGCAGCCCTTTGGGGCGGCAACATCGGTGCGCTTTGGCCCGTCATTGAACTGACGCTTCAGGGCGAATCGTCTCAGACCTGGCTTGGCGGCGAGGTCGACGAGGCGAAGGCATCCATCCAGGAATACCAGGCGAAATTGGTCCCGTTGCAGTCTGCCGAGACACCAGCCGAACTGGAACAACGCAGTGAAATCGAAGACGATCTAGCCTCGGCCCGTCGATCCTTGGCTTGGAAACAATGGTTCCTGGCCGGGGCTGAAAACTACTTGCCCACCGATCCGTTCATGACGGTCTGCTGCATCATGGGCGTGCTTGTGGTCAGCACGATGCTGAAACATGCTCTGATGCTATCCAACGATCTGCTGATCGCCCGTGTCTCGACCAGCATCGTGAGGTCGCTGCGAATGCGAGTGTTCCAACGCGGGCTGCATTTAGACCGGCGCACCTACGACAACTACGGCACCAGCGGTTTGCTAGCCAATATCACGCTAACCTCGGATGCATTGTCCATCGGTCTGATGAATTTCTTTGGCGCCGCGGTGCGTGAACCCTTACGAATTGTGTCGTGCCTGATCGGCGCCGCGTTCGTCTGTTGGCGGCTGCTGTTTTTGTCGCTGGTGATGGCACCACTGCTGGTGTTCTTTGTCAGTTATTTCAATCGGAAACTTCGGGCCGCCGGCGCAACCTTGCTGGCCAAGAACGCTGGATTCCATGAAGTGATCCTGGAAGCACTGAACAATCTGTTCACGGTTCAGGCCTACACGATGGAAGAAGCCGAAGAGAAGTCATTTCAGGGCGTCACCAAAGAGATGCAGGACTTTTCGATGGCCATGACGTTCTACAACAGCATGAGCAAGCCGTTCACCGAACTGATCGGCGTTGGCATGATTGCGATCACAGTTTGTGCCGGGTCCTATTTGATCGTCAATCAAGAAACTCACATCATGGGTGTTCGTATTTGCGACGAACCGATGACGATCTCGTTGCTGCTGATCTTCTTTGGCCTGTTGGTCGGTGCCAGTGACCCACTGCGGAAACTCTCTGGCGTGTTCACATCGATTCACCTTGGTGGCGTTGCAGCGAACGGGATCTATGGACTGTTGGACCACCCTGATTTCGTGGCTGAAACTGACTCCCCCAAGTCGCCTGCCGCCCCTCATTCGCGTTTGACTTTCCGCGACGTCAGTTTCCACTACACCCCCGATCAACCCGTCCTAAAGTCATTGAACTTGACGATCGACCGTGGATCGACCGTCGCGATCATTGGCCCCAATGGCAGCGGAAAATCGACACTGCTGCATCTACTGGGACGCTATCACGACCCCGTATCCGGTGACGTGATGATGGACGACGTGAACTATCGCGACATGTCGCTGCGTGAAATCCGCCAACGGATTGCAGTTGTCAGTCAGAACACGGAATTGTTCAACCGAAGCGTGATGGACAACATCCGCTATGGCAGCCCCGATGCAACCGACGCGGAAGTAGTCGCAGCTGCCAAGCAAGCACACGCAGACGAGTTCATCACTTCGGCGCTGGAACACGGCTACGAAACCATCGTCGGACAATCAGGCCAACGACTCAGTGGCGGCCAACGTCAGCGGATCGCACTGGCGCGAGCGATCCTGCGAGACCCTGAAATCCTGGTATTGGATGAATCAACCAGCCAGATCGACATGAGCAGCGAACTGCAGATTCGAGCGACGCTGGAATCGATGAAGGGCCGTTTCACGATTCTGATCGTGACGCACCGCGAAGCTCTGCTGGCGATCGCCGACGCAACCTATGAAATGCGAGTGGGTGAACTGATCGAGATCCCAAAACCCCAACGGGCTAGTGCTGCATAG
- a CDS encoding PP2C family protein-serine/threonine phosphatase: MLTTTAQPLRRLFVESDMDAAEVIGVSSGHLAVFCRRCPGKIEPNDDSAAFIQTASGSIVMVVADGVGGSPLGYKASAIAVESIIEGVQDAELFTDLRPAILDGIERANHEILDMGIGAATTLAVVEISDRVARGYQVGDSMALMIGQRGAIRWKSTPHSPVGYAIESGLLDEDDAMHHDERHVVSNLVGSRSMHIEIGPATKLSPRDTVVVGSDGLFDNLHISEVIQRAKSGKPQQRIASLVQLANQRMLEFIDGEPGKPDDLAVLIYTP; encoded by the coding sequence ATGTTGACTACGACCGCCCAGCCGCTCCGTCGCCTGTTTGTCGAATCCGATATGGATGCGGCGGAGGTCATTGGCGTGTCCAGCGGTCATCTTGCAGTGTTTTGTCGACGTTGCCCGGGAAAGATCGAGCCCAATGATGATTCGGCGGCCTTCATCCAAACGGCATCGGGCAGCATCGTGATGGTTGTCGCCGATGGCGTCGGCGGATCGCCGCTGGGGTACAAGGCGTCGGCCATCGCAGTCGAATCCATCATCGAAGGCGTCCAAGACGCAGAATTGTTCACTGACCTTCGGCCAGCAATTCTAGATGGTATCGAACGAGCGAACCACGAAATATTAGACATGGGGATCGGAGCGGCGACCACGTTAGCCGTTGTCGAGATCAGCGACCGGGTGGCTCGCGGTTACCAAGTCGGTGATTCAATGGCTCTGATGATTGGCCAACGCGGCGCGATTCGTTGGAAGTCCACGCCGCATTCACCGGTCGGCTACGCCATCGAATCGGGGCTGTTGGACGAAGATGATGCGATGCATCATGACGAACGTCACGTGGTTTCGAATCTGGTCGGATCACGCAGCATGCACATCGAGATCGGTCCTGCCACCAAGCTGTCGCCGCGCGATACGGTCGTCGTCGGCAGTGACGGTTTGTTCGACAACCTGCATATCAGCGAAGTGATCCAGCGAGCCAAAAGTGGCAAGCCGCAGCAGCGAATTGCATCCCTGGTTCAACTGGCCAACCAACGGATGCTCGAATTCATCGACGGCGAACCGGGCAAACCGGACGACCTGGCTGTTCTGATCTACACGCCCTAG
- a CDS encoding serine/threonine-protein kinase, with translation MLSFHAESNALTKPSFKIPDVQSTAKVRVGSRIGKYRLDRRVGTGGFATVYAATDTLLGIKVALKIPSVESVSQELLDEFRREARLTMRLDHPNILPIRDAAFVDGQFLIVSPLAERTLDDRLAKRMAFLTAFDLIHQLLMGVAHAHSNGVIHCDIKPENVLLFDGNVVRLADFGIAKAVQRTISSNGTGTVGYMAPEQAMGKPSARSDVFSIGLIAYRTMSGKWPEYPFDWPMAGGANLRRRAHPDLIAILRKTLQINPRHRHRDANALLADWEKVRLKATRFAKR, from the coding sequence TTGTTATCTTTCCACGCCGAGTCCAACGCGTTGACCAAGCCTTCGTTCAAGATCCCGGATGTCCAATCGACGGCGAAAGTCCGTGTCGGATCCCGCATTGGTAAATACCGATTGGACCGCCGAGTGGGAACGGGCGGTTTTGCGACGGTCTATGCCGCAACCGATACTCTGTTGGGGATCAAGGTTGCGCTGAAGATCCCTTCGGTGGAATCCGTGTCTCAGGAATTGCTGGACGAATTTCGTCGCGAAGCCCGGCTGACGATGCGTTTGGATCATCCCAACATCCTGCCCATTCGGGATGCGGCGTTCGTTGATGGCCAGTTCTTGATCGTGTCGCCGCTGGCCGAACGGACATTGGATGACCGACTTGCCAAACGGATGGCGTTCCTGACCGCGTTTGACTTGATTCACCAATTATTGATGGGCGTCGCGCACGCGCATAGCAACGGGGTGATCCACTGTGATATCAAGCCCGAGAACGTTTTGCTGTTTGATGGCAATGTCGTGCGGTTGGCTGATTTTGGGATCGCCAAGGCGGTCCAGCGTACCATCAGCAGCAACGGGACCGGGACGGTCGGCTACATGGCCCCCGAACAGGCGATGGGAAAGCCGTCGGCACGATCCGACGTTTTTTCCATCGGATTGATCGCCTACCGCACCATGTCGGGGAAATGGCCCGAGTATCCGTTCGACTGGCCGATGGCGGGGGGGGCCAACTTGCGTCGTCGTGCACATCCCGACCTAATCGCTATTCTCCGGAAAACCCTTCAAATCAACCCTCGTCACAGGCATCGCGACGCGAATGCACTGCTGGCAGATTGGGAAAAAGTGCGTTTGAAGGCAACTCGATTTGCGAAACGCTAG
- a CDS encoding tetratricopeptide repeat protein, with protein MSDRFQRIQMLAGTGRLDLAERDLRQMLAEEPRDGLAHAFLAMVLISDESRWDEAMREAKTAIGVEPDMAITHYALALCYLARNRYAEAEASVIESLRLDPYDPDAHATLSRAHLGRSNYAEALAAAEQGLAVDPEHTECGNLRSIMLERLGRGEEAIASSRANLARDPDNAMSHAAHGWTLLNNGRHQEAQVAFREALRLDPHDEMARQGLIRAMNNRSFVFRLIHRFYVAMSRLNSRAAFGLIFGAWVLMQVLSSVAGRVPILAPLIFPLLVVYVLFVVLTWIANPLFNTVLRFHPFGQHLLSRTERWASNLMAPALALAVFGLAWGWWMDSFMLGVLAGAYWIGVAIMVAAAFSMPTGQRRLLVGGAGVLVACVPIYGVVQSVLAPSFDPLFGSFQAYGYSLLAIQIGSQFVAAQPVRR; from the coding sequence ATGAGCGATCGATTTCAACGTATCCAGATGTTGGCCGGGACCGGTCGTTTGGACTTGGCGGAACGTGACCTGCGGCAAATGTTGGCCGAAGAACCACGCGATGGATTGGCGCATGCCTTTCTGGCGATGGTGCTGATCTCCGACGAAAGTCGCTGGGATGAAGCGATGCGCGAGGCCAAGACTGCGATCGGGGTCGAACCTGATATGGCCATCACGCATTATGCGCTGGCGCTGTGTTACCTGGCTCGGAATCGATATGCCGAGGCAGAGGCGTCCGTCATCGAATCGTTGCGGCTGGATCCCTACGATCCCGATGCCCATGCCACACTGTCCCGTGCCCATTTGGGCCGCAGCAACTATGCCGAAGCCTTGGCTGCCGCCGAGCAAGGGTTGGCGGTTGATCCGGAACATACCGAATGTGGCAACCTGCGTTCGATCATGTTAGAGCGTCTTGGGCGAGGCGAAGAAGCGATCGCATCGTCGCGTGCCAACCTGGCGCGTGACCCCGACAACGCGATGTCTCATGCCGCCCACGGTTGGACCTTGTTGAACAATGGGCGCCACCAGGAAGCTCAGGTCGCGTTTCGCGAAGCACTGCGGTTGGACCCGCACGATGAAATGGCACGCCAGGGGCTGATTCGGGCGATGAACAATCGCAGTTTCGTGTTTCGGCTGATCCATCGATTTTATGTCGCGATGAGCCGGTTGAATTCGCGAGCCGCGTTTGGCTTGATCTTCGGTGCTTGGGTGCTGATGCAGGTGCTAAGCAGCGTGGCTGGCCGGGTGCCGATCCTGGCACCGCTGATTTTTCCGTTGTTGGTCGTCTATGTTTTGTTCGTGGTGCTGACTTGGATCGCCAATCCCTTGTTCAACACGGTGCTAAGGTTTCATCCCTTTGGTCAACATCTGTTGAGCCGGACCGAGCGATGGGCGTCGAATCTGATGGCGCCGGCTTTGGCGTTGGCCGTGTTCGGGCTTGCGTGGGGGTGGTGGATGGACAGCTTTATGTTGGGGGTGTTGGCCGGTGCCTACTGGATCGGTGTGGCGATCATGGTGGCCGCGGCATTTTCGATGCCTACCGGCCAGCGCAGGTTGTTGGTGGGTGGCGCGGGCGTGTTGGTCGCGTGTGTACCCATCTATGGTGTCGTTCAGTCGGTGCTAGCACCATCCTTTGATCCGTTGTTTGGATCCTTCCAGGCATACGGGTACAGTTTGTTAGCGATTCAGATCGGCAGCCAATTCGTCGCCGCCCAACCGGTCCGTCGCTAA
- a CDS encoding ATP-binding protein — MTDANQAAIAALQNAVAFAPDNIELSNQLTRLLVELVRYEEAEANVRASLALHPGNVALQLTLADIYCRQRKDSHALAIVETLATGKKADARAMVMHARLLQRGGDIRSAVSTYRDAVDRDEDVADAELESLLGITDFREQEDDLEPDAAAWQDGDLDDEEIEFKTERPTEGFESVGGMESVKEDIRVKIIYPIEHAEMFAAYGKKVGGGILLYGPPGCGKTHLARATAGEVKAEFMSIGINDVLDMWIGNSEKNLHALFDQARRSKPCVLFFDEVDALGASRSDMKRSGGRQLINQFLSELDGVESNNDGLLCLAATNTPWHLDSAFRRPGRFDRIIFVPPPDAAARAEIFQLQLAGKPTDSVDVVKLASKTTDYSGADIKAVVDRAVEAKLHEAVKTGLPKPITTKDLLASAKDVRPSTREWFSTARNHALYANEGGLYDDILDYLKIKR; from the coding sequence GTGACAGACGCCAATCAAGCTGCCATCGCCGCTCTCCAAAACGCTGTTGCGTTTGCGCCTGATAACATCGAATTGTCGAATCAGTTGACCCGACTGTTGGTCGAACTGGTGCGGTACGAGGAAGCGGAGGCAAACGTCCGCGCATCGCTGGCGTTGCACCCCGGCAACGTGGCTTTGCAGCTGACCTTGGCAGACATCTATTGCCGCCAACGAAAGGATTCGCACGCCTTGGCGATCGTTGAAACGTTGGCGACCGGCAAAAAGGCAGACGCACGGGCGATGGTCATGCACGCCCGGCTGCTGCAGCGTGGCGGCGACATCCGTAGCGCCGTTTCGACTTACCGTGACGCAGTCGATCGCGATGAAGACGTGGCAGATGCTGAACTAGAGAGTCTGCTAGGGATCACGGATTTTCGTGAACAAGAGGACGATCTAGAACCCGACGCCGCGGCTTGGCAGGACGGTGACCTGGATGACGAGGAGATCGAGTTCAAGACCGAACGGCCCACCGAGGGGTTCGAATCGGTCGGCGGAATGGAATCGGTCAAAGAGGACATTCGTGTCAAAATCATCTATCCGATCGAACATGCCGAAATGTTTGCTGCCTATGGCAAGAAGGTCGGCGGTGGCATTCTGTTGTACGGACCTCCCGGATGCGGGAAGACCCATTTGGCCCGTGCGACCGCAGGCGAGGTCAAAGCCGAATTCATGTCCATCGGCATCAACGATGTGTTGGACATGTGGATCGGCAACAGCGAAAAGAACCTGCACGCTTTGTTTGATCAGGCCCGGCGCAGCAAACCATGCGTGTTGTTCTTTGACGAAGTCGACGCATTGGGGGCCAGTCGCAGCGATATGAAACGCAGTGGCGGTCGGCAGTTGATCAACCAATTTCTGTCGGAACTGGACGGCGTCGAATCGAACAACGACGGCTTGTTATGTTTGGCGGCCACCAATACACCCTGGCATTTGGATTCTGCGTTTCGTCGCCCAGGCCGATTTGACCGCATCATCTTTGTGCCACCGCCGGACGCGGCGGCGCGAGCCGAGATCTTCCAATTGCAACTGGCCGGAAAGCCCACCGATAGTGTCGACGTGGTCAAGTTGGCTTCCAAAACGACGGACTACTCCGGAGCCGACATCAAGGCAGTGGTCGATCGTGCGGTGGAGGCGAAGTTGCACGAAGCCGTCAAAACCGGTTTGCCCAAGCCGATCACGACCAAGGATCTATTGGCATCCGCCAAGGATGTTCGGCCATCGACGCGTGAGTGGTTCTCGACGGCTCGCAACCACGCCCTGTATGCCAACGAAGGCGGGCTCTATGACGACATCTTGGATTATCTGAAGATCAAACGATGA
- a CDS encoding glycine zipper domain-containing protein, translating into MIRRISLAALLATVTFSDSVTIPTAFAQDHLHRRRGAVLGGLAGAALGVAIGDKGNNETAGALIGGAVGAIAGGAIGDAQDQRIQHDRQYHSGYPLQAPAYGGAHQRQPSYNAPYPHAPHYNAPHSGHPAPYRSHHPYTSHQPSYYDAHYFAPSPYTEEVVVGSQANPYSVTITAPYRQSVPAGAQSQQPLSNRDVIALVNSGLSDAMVVRQINARGITRSLAVSEIIELHQQGVSETVIDAMQGVIAEAPAPFTSPAPAPLPEPLPAPAQRSYRTPTGSPDLYGNSIIQNGPNAPSASGLEKFDESWDDQGPTLTAPAFTGPGN; encoded by the coding sequence ATGATCCGACGCATCTCTTTGGCCGCACTACTGGCTACCGTTACGTTCTCTGATTCCGTAACGATCCCGACCGCGTTTGCGCAGGATCACCTGCACCGCCGACGCGGTGCGGTTTTAGGTGGTTTGGCCGGCGCAGCCCTGGGCGTGGCGATCGGTGACAAAGGGAACAACGAAACCGCCGGCGCTCTGATCGGCGGAGCCGTCGGTGCAATCGCCGGTGGCGCCATCGGCGACGCCCAGGATCAACGGATTCAGCACGATCGCCAATACCATTCGGGATACCCTTTGCAAGCGCCCGCCTACGGTGGTGCTCATCAACGGCAACCGTCTTACAACGCGCCCTATCCTCACGCGCCCCACTACAACGCTCCCCATTCGGGCCACCCGGCGCCGTACCGTTCACACCACCCCTACACGTCCCATCAACCAAGCTACTACGACGCACACTATTTCGCGCCGTCGCCGTACACCGAAGAAGTCGTTGTAGGTTCGCAGGCCAATCCCTATTCGGTCACGATAACGGCCCCCTATCGCCAAAGCGTGCCTGCAGGCGCCCAATCGCAGCAACCGCTGTCAAACCGGGACGTCATTGCTTTGGTCAACAGCGGGCTCAGCGACGCGATGGTTGTCCGCCAAATCAACGCCCGCGGCATCACTCGATCGCTGGCGGTGTCCGAGATCATCGAACTTCATCAGCAGGGCGTCAGCGAAACCGTGATCGATGCAATGCAAGGCGTCATCGCAGAAGCCCCTGCACCATTCACTTCACCGGCCCCCGCACCGCTACCCGAACCGCTACCCGCACCGGCACAACGTTCCTATCGAACACCGACCGGATCACCCGATCTTTACGGCAACAGCATCATTCAAAACGGACCGAATGCCCCCAGCGCGTCTGGCTTGGAAAAGTTCGACGAATCTTGGGACGACCAAGGTCCAACGCTGACTGCGCCCGCGTTCACCGGTCCTGGAAACTAA